The genome window ACCGGACTCGCCAGACGGTCTTGAATTTTTCCGGCGGAATCGATCCACGCGAGAGTGAAGTTGTGCTGTTCCCTGTTGTCCCAGCCTATCGGTTTCCCAGTGATTTTGTCCCTGCGAAGCACAAAGCCCGGGTCTGGATTCGCGTAGGGCTGGTCCTTCCAATCTTTGTTTTGAAAACGGGTGATGATCGGAAGACCAAGTGAAGAACGCGGCCAAGCGGGGTCACCGAGGTGCTCGGTGTGCGGGGTGTGTTCCCACTTCGTAAATGGCTTTGGAATCGCGGCCAGTTTGCGAATCTTGTCCGGCTCCGGCCAGTCGGTGCGACGCAGGCGATGCTTCTTTTTTGGCTTCCCCGGTCGTGACTCGTCCTGCCGGAATCGCTTGACGAATCCCACCGCGGATGCCCAAGCGTCCTTCACGTTGGTGGAATCGTCGCTGCCAATCTGCATCCACGACCATCGCAGATTGGGAATGTGCCGCGCCCATTTCGGCGGCTTACCTTCCGGTCGAACCCAACCCAAGGGGTGTTCAATCGCCGGATTGGATTTCGAGTCCAAAAACTTCGGACACACGTCCTCTGGACTCAAATATCCGGCGACACCGGACAGCACTTGGATCGTCCCAGCGCCGCGTCGTGTCCGACTACCGTAACCGCCGAAACAGATCCAAGCCCGAACCGCGGTCATGACGTCGTCGCTCAATGCTTTGGGGAAACCGAGTTCGAGCGTGAACTGCTGGTGGACGAAGAGCGGATCGGGATTCTTTCCCGGCGCCGGTCGCGACGAAAACATCGCATAAGCGCTCGCACCGCCGATATCGTCCGGCCAAACGATCGGCAAACCGTCCGGATCCTCCCCGGATGTCTCGTCCGGCTCGACCGATACAGCCACCGCCGACGGCTTCGACTCATACTCCGGCTCCGTCCGTCCGGGCTTCGGTGGGACCTGAAAGTGAACGCCCCCCCAGATCTCCTGCTCATTCTGAAACAGTTCATCGATCGATTTGAATTTCGCGAAGTCCTGCGTCGCCCGCCACCAGAAACGAAGGTGCCCGCGCACCGACGCCGCGCGGATCGGCTCGATCTCGTGGAACTTGCGCGGCTCGACGCCGCCGCCGAAGACGGGCGTCGCCACCCGCAGACGCACGCTGAACGATGTTCCGGCGTGAACCTCGATCGGAAGAGCTTCCGTTGCCGGTGCAGTGTGATGTGCCAGATTTCGTCGCGGGGACACGGTCGCGTTTCTCCTCAGAACACCAGCCGGTAGGCCCGTTGCTGCGCGGTAAAATAGGTCAGGAACGAATCCAGCGCGTTGTCCGCCGCCGTGCCCGTGTGATGTGCATTCATCGGCGCAACGCGAGCAGCCTTGGTGCGGTCGTGAAGCTCCGCCGCCGTCGGGCGATACGGCAAGCCCGGGTGCGCGCCGGGCTGAGTTTTCACCACGAGATCGCCGACGAGTTGCCGCGGCTTCACGCCGTTCAGCACGAGCGCCATGGCGCAGTAACGCACCTGATCCTGCGCATTGCGGAACGCGAAGGGCCGGATGATGAGCGGAGAGCCGAAGCGATCGGTATCTTCGTGCGTGAGCATGGCGTTCGCCGGCTCGTCTTTTCTGGGATCGTTTCGATCATCCTTGAACTTGAAGATGATCGGCAACCCGAAATCCGCTCGTGGGAAGAAGATGTCGTCATTCTGATGAGGCGGATGCGCCCAATTCGCGGGTTTGTGACCGCGCCCATCCGCCAACCGGCGCAGCGCATTCGGTTCCGGCCACTTGCTGCGTCCGGGATGGTTGGCTCCCGCAGGCGCAGCGTCGCGGCCATCGGGCGCTTGCCGGAACTTCTGAAATTCCGTGACGGCGGCCTTCCACGCCTGATAGGGGTCGGGGAACGACTGCGTGCCGACACGCAGCCGCGCGCCTTCGAGCGTCGGCCAGTCGTGAGCGGTCTCTTCGACCGCGGGGAGGCCGATGCCGATGCGACCGGTAAATTCCGAAAATGCGGTGGCGGTGCCGAGTTCCGCGCTCGCGGGGACGCGGTCGATATCCATCAGTGCGCCGAGCCCCCGCCGCGTGCGCGCCCCGATGCCGCCGAACAGCACCCAGCAACGAAACGCGGCTTCGACATCGGCCTTGGCCGGCGCGCCGAGCCGTGAATGATCGAGATGCAGCGTGAATTCCACGAACCGCGTGGCAAACTGTTGATTGTGACCGACGCGGACCTTGGCCGTGGGGACGGGCGCGTTTCCCTGAAGCTCGGCACTCGGACGCTGGAGAGGAAAGAGAGCGTATCCCGCGCCCGCGCCAAATGCCCAATTCGGCAGGGGTTTTGGCTTGTGCGTGTTGGGATTCACCTCGTGCACGCCGGCCGGAATCGTCACACCCTTCTTCGGCGCGTTTCCCCACTCCACCCACAGCTTGACTTTGGACTCTTTCGACTCTTCATCGCCGCCCAGCGCGGTTCCGCCGAAGATCTCCGCCTCGTCGGCCCGCAATTTGGCTAGGCCGTCCGTCCCACAGTAACGCTGCCGGTGGCCGACCAGCGCGCGCCACCAAAAACGCAGGTGTCCGCGGATCTCGGGCACGCGGATGGGATCGGCATCGTCGGACTGCTGCGCCTGCGCCCCGCCGCCCATGATGGGGGTGATGACACGCAGGTTGTACGACTTCACATCCGTGGTTTTCGCACCCGGAGTCGGCTTCGGATCTGTCGCCAGGGCTCTACGAGGGGACATGCAGCCTCCGTCTCTTCGTCTCCCCTTTCATACGGACAGCACTTGGAGGTTCTTACAAAATATTTTCCTCAGTCGAAATTTTTCGTTTTTCGCAGGCCGTCGTGAGTTGTAAACACCGGTTGAAAAATGAAGCGGTTCGCCGGGTGGTCCGGCGATGGTTGGAAGGCGTGTCGCTCCTGGTTATTTCCTGTTCGGGCAGGTCAGCGTCCAACTCGATCCGAGACTGCATGTACTGACGTCGCGATCGCGAGTTCAAATGGTTTGCTCTGTTGTGTTTGATTTGGAGTTACAAGCGGGTGCCGAGTCCTCCTGCCCGGCAGGAGACCGCGACGGCCGAGCACGACATCTCCAAATTGTCTGCTCTCGCAACCAATCTCCAAGGACGGCAATCGGGATCCCGATCTTCCTACGCGCGATCGGCCGTATTCCAACTCATCGCACGCAGTCTGCCGCCATCATACGACATCGCGGGTCATACGGCAGTTGGCACGAGCGGATTCTTCCCGCGTCAATTCCGCGTACGTCCCTCCTCGCCCGCAATCCAATCGTTTCGAGCGAAGACGTGCGGGAGTTGCCGCGCCCGCGACGCCGCGACCATCCGCGCGCCGCGAGCGCACCGAACGTCGGCATTGTAAACGTCGAGCAGGATCACGACGTCCGACTCTAAGCCCTTGAACGCGCCGAAGGTCGTGTGCAGGAGCATTCCATCGCGGTCGAGGGGATCGGTGGAGAGCGCGAGACCGGCGAGCGACTCCGCGGTCGCGAGCACCGAATTGCGCCGCGTGTGCGGCGTGAGAAGCACGATCTGGTCGGGGGTGATCTTCTCTCGCGCGGTCAACGTCTCGATCAGCTCCGCGAGGTCTCTCAGCGTCTCCCGCGGATCCCTCCGGAGATGCACCACGACGTCTTCGCCCCACGGCGCGTCGAGCGGGCACTCGACCGCGTCCCCCGTGAGGGTCGCGAGCGTCTCGGCGATGCGTCGCGCGTTGCGGAAGTTGTGCCGCAGGTGAAAGACGGTCTCGAACGCGGGCACGGTCGAGGGACGCCCGAAGATGGCCTGGCGCGGATCGAGGAACGCGAAGATCTTTCCCGCCGATTTATCGGCGAGGAGGTCTTCGAGGATCGCCCACCAGTCGGGCAAAAAGTCCTGCGCCTCGTCGACGACGATCGCGTCGAACCGTGGCATCGCGCCGAGCGTCGGGACGAGTTGGAGTATGGGCTGGAGCGCGTTGCGCCGGAAGTTTTTGAACTCCGATTCCGAGAGCGGAGTGACGGTGCGTTCGCCGCGCCAGAAACGCAGGGATTCGTCCGCGGCGGAGGCGATGCGCGGGAGCGTCGACGCGGTCCAGAGCGTCTCGCGCGGGGCGTCGAGCGGCCGCATTTCGGAGGGCGCGCACTCGCTGAGCGGAAACGCGACGACATCGCCGAAGACAAACGGGAGTTCGACGAATCGCCCGGCGAAGAGGCGATTGAGTCGGCGCAGGAACTCGGCGCGCAACTCGTGGAGCGACGCCCGGGCCTGCTCCCACGGGCTTTTCTTTATGATCTCGTCGCGGCCGTCGACTCGGCGAACCCACGTGCCGTCGCGCCATCCTGGCTCGCCTGGCGCAAGGCGAGGCCTCGGTGAAGGAGCTCGCCACGCCCTTCGCCATGAGTCAGCCGGCCATCTCCAAGCACCTCAAGCTGCTGGAGCGGGCCGGGCTGGTCAGCGTCGGACACGACGGTCAGCGTCGGCCGCGGCGGCTGGTGGTGGCGCCGCTCAGCGAGGCGCGCGCCTGCATCGAGCGCTTCCGTGAAGCCTTCGAGCAGAACTTCGCGCGGCTCGATGTCCTCCTCGGGGAGTTGCAGCAATAGCCGCACGACCCCAAGCGCGGCAAACCCAAACTCAAGTGAGGTCAGCGATGGAAAAGGCCGAGGTCAGCTTGCCGAGTGACCGCGAAGTGAAGGTGGTCCGTCCATTCAAGGCACCGCGCGCGCTCGTGTATCGCGCCTATACCGAAGCCGCGCTGCTGCGCCGCTGGTGCGTCGCGGAGCCGGGCTGGTCGATGCCGGTCTGCGAGATGGACGCGCGGGTCGGTGGCAGCTACCGCTGGCGCTGGCGTAACGAAGCCGATGGCAGCGAGTTCGGCTTCAGCGGCGTCTTCAAGGAGCTCGAGCCGGGCGCCAAGATCGTCCACACCCAGTTTTACGACGCCGGCGACACCGGCATCGGCATGGGCGACGGCGACGCCACCGTCACCGTGACCATGTCCGAAAGCGGGGACGTCACCACCGTCACCACTCTCATTGACTTCGGCAACAAGCAATCGTGCGACGACTCGATGGCCACCGGCATGACCGACGGCATGGAGCAGAGCTACCAGTTGCTGGACGAGGTGCTGGCCGGCCTGCCCAGCAGCGGCGACGGGGCGCGCTCCTAGATCGGACGCTCCGCTGCGTTTGTACGTCGCCGCGATGGGCCCGGGCTCGAGATAGGCTGCGCCCGCCGCGTCAGCACCACGTGCGCGGCTTGACAATCGCTGAGAAGGGCCGTTCCATGCGCAAGGATATTGCAATGGGGCTTACATATGAAACGCTTCCTTTTTTGGTCGACCATCCCTCTCCTCCTCACCGTGATGGCCCTCGGGATTTCCTGCGATTCCGGCGATGACGACGACGATTCGGGCGTGGGAGCCGCGAACGACGACACGGATGATGACGATACCGGCGATGACGACGTGAGCGACAACGGGCTCTATGAGCGCTGCATGGCTTTTTACGTCGATTGCATGGGTTACTCCGAGGACGATGCCGTCGGGTACTGCGACATTCTTCCCGATGTGACCGACGCGTGCCAGATCGAGGCCCATGGCCTTTATTTGGATTGCATGGAAGCCAATATCGATTGCGAAGACTTTTCCGCGGAAGAGTCTTTGGCCTGTAGCGAGGCACTCCAGACGGTTCTGGAAGCCTGCTGAAAATCTCCGCCGACCGCGGCCTACGACATGACTTGACGCGTCTCGCGTTCCGAACGGACGACGCGATCGCCATGCGGCGTCGCATCGTCTGCCTCGCGCAGGGCTATTTCGTCAGCACGACATGCGTGGCACGCTCCGACGCCACGTGCTCGGCGCATTGGTAACCGAGGCTCGCCGTGTCGATTCCGACGAAGAGGTGCTCACCCCGGCCCAGCAACGCGGGACCGATGACGAGGTGCATCTCGTCGATGAGCCCGGCCGAGAGGTATTCGCGGACCGTGGCGACACCTCCGCCGAGGCGGATGTCTTTGCCGGCGGCCGCTTCGCGCGCGCGGTCCAGCGCGGCGTGGAT of Deltaproteobacteria bacterium contains these proteins:
- a CDS encoding SRPBCC family protein, which produces MEKAEVSLPSDREVKVVRPFKAPRALVYRAYTEAALLRRWCVAEPGWSMPVCEMDARVGGSYRWRWRNEADGSEFGFSGVFKELEPGAKIVHTQFYDAGDTGIGMGDGDATVTVTMSESGDVTTVTTLIDFGNKQSCDDSMATGMTDGMEQSYQLLDEVLAGLPSSGDGARS
- the cmr1 gene encoding type III-B CRISPR module RAMP protein Cmr1 encodes the protein MSPRRALATDPKPTPGAKTTDVKSYNLRVITPIMGGGAQAQQSDDADPIRVPEIRGHLRFWWRALVGHRQRYCGTDGLAKLRADEAEIFGGTALGGDEESKESKVKLWVEWGNAPKKGVTIPAGVHEVNPNTHKPKPLPNWAFGAGAGYALFPLQRPSAELQGNAPVPTAKVRVGHNQQFATRFVEFTLHLDHSRLGAPAKADVEAAFRCWVLFGGIGARTRRGLGALMDIDRVPASAELGTATAFSEFTGRIGIGLPAVEETAHDWPTLEGARLRVGTQSFPDPYQAWKAAVTEFQKFRQAPDGRDAAPAGANHPGRSKWPEPNALRRLADGRGHKPANWAHPPHQNDDIFFPRADFGLPIIFKFKDDRNDPRKDEPANAMLTHEDTDRFGSPLIIRPFAFRNAQDQVRYCAMALVLNGVKPRQLVGDLVVKTQPGAHPGLPYRPTAAELHDRTKAARVAPMNAHHTGTAADNALDSFLTYFTAQQRAYRLVF
- a CDS encoding helix-turn-helix transcriptional regulator → MLARLAQGEASVKELATPFAMSQPAISKHLKLLERAGLVSVGHDGQRRPRRLVVAPLSEARACIERFREAFEQNFARLDVLLGELQQ
- the cmr1 gene encoding type III-B CRISPR module RAMP protein Cmr1 encodes the protein MRLRVATPVFGGGVEPRKFHEIEPIRAASVRGHLRFWWRATQDFAKFKSIDELFQNEQEIWGGVHFQVPPKPGRTEPEYESKPSAVAVSVEPDETSGEDPDGLPIVWPDDIGGASAYAMFSSRPAPGKNPDPLFVHQQFTLELGFPKALSDDVMTAVRAWICFGGYGSRTRRGAGTIQVLSGVAGYLSPEDVCPKFLDSKSNPAIEHPLGWVRPEGKPPKWARHIPNLRWSWMQIGSDDSTNVKDAWASAVGFVKRFRQDESRPGKPKKKHRLRRTDWPEPDKIRKLAAIPKPFTKWEHTPHTEHLGDPAWPRSSLGLPIITRFQNKDWKDQPYANPDPGFVLRRDKITGKPIGWDNREQHNFTLAWIDSAGKIQDRLASPVITKAIQVGEDQFLPVIVGFETDPPDGQVVLMDPHAAPNAEDKDRYVKGSAAPFDTISGAGDTGVRYQPLRSPAVTTAPAGQKVLTAFREWVKNNGGRRIY